In the genome of Triticum urartu cultivar G1812 chromosome 5, Tu2.1, whole genome shotgun sequence, one region contains:
- the LOC125510484 gene encoding elongation factor-like GTPase 1, protein MAAAESTALPADPRRVRNTCILAHVDHGKTTLADHLVASCGDGLLHPRLAGRLRFMDYLDEEQRRAITMKSAAVLLRYGDGPAAYRVNLIDSPGHIDFCSEVSSAARLSDSALILVDAVEGVHIQTHAALRQAFLERLRPCLVLNKLDRLITELHLTPAEAYTRLHRILADVNSIYSALRSHSYFSVLASLEDQPSSSSSASPDDLPDDADDDEEDAFQPQKGNVVFACALDGWGFRIHHFAELYATKLGASASALLRGFWGPRYLDKKVDKKGKKNFMIVGKKAVEGTDREPMFVEFILKPLWKLYEGVLGQDGEIVQKVINNFKLNIPQRELQNKDPKLVLQSVMSRWLPLADAVMAMVVECTPDPVVAQGARVARLMPKRELAAEDAADCAEVVLEAERVRRCVETCDAGADSPVVVYVSKMFAVPCKMLPPKGVHGELLNHQDASESEECFMAFARVFSGVLHAGQKVFVLSALYDPLKGDAVQKHVQEIELQYLYEMLGQGLRPVASVSAGNVVAIQGLGQHILKSATLSSTKNCWPFSSMMFQVSPMLKVAIEPANPTDLGALVKGIKLLNRADPFVEYTVTHRGEHILAAAGEVHLERCKKDLEERFAKVKLVVSDPLVSFKETIEGEGAGLLEGLKAPHAFVERTTPNGRCTVRVQVLRLPNALTKVLQESDQLLGQIMEGKTAKRNVMLNPQISQDDCDSVAMLRQRMVSAIDSELEAISEQVDKEKLQKCRKTWLGYLKRIWSLGPWQVGPNFLLLPDVESSDGVITMEDGRQGILVRGRADFSERLGFVSGSDAEANHTPDSTKSSADTPESLHLESVALRNSILSGFQFATNAGPLCDEPMWGLAFIIEPYIFADNSDAAHQSDQYNIFSGQVITAVKEACRAAVLQNNPRLVEGMYFCELTTPTQQLGSTYAVLGRRRAKILKEEMQEGTSVFTVHAYLPVAESIGFSSQLRTLTSGAASALLVLSHWDAIQEDPFFIPKSQEEIEEFGDGASIGPNLAKKLMNSVRRRKGLHVEEKVVEHGTKQRTLSRKT, encoded by the coding sequence atggcggcggcggagagCACGGCGCTGCCGGCGGACCCCCGGCGCGTCCGCAACACGTGCATCCTGGCGCACGTCGACCACGGGAAGACCACGCTGGCGGACCACCTCGTGGCCTCCTGCGGCGACGGCCTCCTCCACCCCAGGCTCGCCGGCCGCCTCCGCTTCATGGACTACCTCGACGAGGAGCAGCGCCGGGCCATCACCATGAAGTCCGCCGCCGTGCTCCTCCGCTACGGCGACGGCCCCGCCGCGTACCGGGTCAACCTCATCGACTCCCCGGGCCACATCGACTTCTGCTCCGAGGTCTCCTCCGCCGCGCGCCTCTCCGACTCGGCGCTCATCCTCGTCGACGCCGTCGAGGGCGTCCACATCCAGACCCACGCCGCGCTGCGCCAGGCCTTCCTCGAGCGCCTCCGCCCCTGCCTCGTCCTCAACAAGCTCGACCGCCTCATCACCGAGCTCCACCTCACCCCCGCCGAGGCCTATACGCGCCTGCACCGCATCCTCGCCGACGTCAACTCCATCTACTCCGCGCTGCGCTCGCACTCCTACTTCTCCGTCCTCGCGTCCCTCGAGGACCAACCGTCCTCCAGCTCGTCAGCCTCGCCGGACGATCTCCCGGACGATGCTGATGACGACGAGGAGGACGCCTTCCAGCCCCAAAAGGGCAATGTCGTCTTCGCCTGCGCCCTCGATGGCTGGGGCTTCCGCATCCACCACTTCGCAGAGTTGTACGCCACCAAGCTTGGCGCCAGCGCCTCTGCTTTGCTGAGAGGGTTTTGGGGGCCGCGATACTTGGACAAAAAGGTGGataagaagggtaagaagaatTTTATGATTGTGGGAAAGAAGGCGGTGGAGGGTACTGACCGGGAGCCCATGTTTGTGGAGTTCATTCTGAAGCCCCTATGGAAATTGTATGAGGGAGTGCTGGGGCAGGACGGGGAGATAGTTCAGAAGGTCATTAACAACTTCAAATTGAACATTCCGCAGCGGGAGCTGCAGAACAAGGACCCAAAGTTAGTTTTGCAGTCTGTGATGAGCCGGTGGCTGCCGCTGGCAGATGCAGTGATGGCAATGGTGGTCGAATGCACTCCTGACCCTGTTGTCGCTCAAGGGGCCAGGGTTGCAAGGCTTATGCCAAAGAGGGAGCTTGCAGCAGAGGATGCTGCTGATTGCGCTGAGGTTGTCTTGGAGGCAGAGAGGGTGAGAAGATGTGTGGAGACCTGTGACGCGGGTGCAGATTCACCGGTGGTGGTGTATGTGTCCAAGATGTTTGCGGTGCCATGTAAGATGTTACCACCGAAGGGGGTGCACGGTGAGTTGTTGAACCACCAGGATGCAAGTGAATCAGAGGAGTGTTTTATGGCATTTGCGAGAGTGTTCAGCGGGGTTCTTCATGCAGGGCAGAAGGTTTTTGTGCTGTCGGCATTGTACGATCCACTGAAAGGGGATGCAGTGCAGAAGCATGTACAGGAGATTGAGCTGCAATACTTGTATGAAATGCTGGGACAGGGCTTGAGGCCAGTTGCCAGTGTGAGTGCTGGGAATGTGGTTGCAATTCAGGGCCTTGGGCAGCATATATTGAAGAGTGCCACATTGTCATCCACCAAGAATTGCTGGCCCTTCTCAAGTATGATGTTCCAGGTGTCTCCGATGCTTAAGGTTGCAATTGAGCCCGCCAACCCGACGGATCTGGGAGCTCTTGTTAAAGGGATCAAGCTTCTTAACCGAGCAGACCCATTTGTTGAGTACACTGTCACGCACAGGGGTGAACATATCCTTGCCGCAGCTGGGGAGGTTCATTTGGAGCGGTGCAAAAAGGATCTGGAGGAAAGGTTTGCAAAGGTTAAATTGGTCGTTTCGGACCCCCTGGTCTCCTTTAAAGAGACGATCGAAGGAGAAGGTGCTGGCTTATTGGAAGGCTTGAAGGCTCCGCATGCATTTGTTGAGAGGACTACTCCAAACGGGAGATGCACTGTGAGAGTTCAGGTCCTAAGGCTTCCCAATGCTCTGACCAAGGTCCTCCAAGAAAGTGATCAATTGCTTGGTCAAATAATGGAGGGGAAAACAGCAAAGAGGAATGTAATGTTAAACCCACAAATTTCTCAAGATGATTGTGATTCTGTTGCGATGCTTAGGCAGCGCATGGTCAGTGCCATAGACAGTGAATTGGAAGCCATTTCTGAGCAAGTGGATAAAGAAAAACTTCAGAAGTGTAGAAAGACATGGCTTGGGTACCTCAAAAGGATCTGGTCCTTGGGTCCTTGGCAGGTTGGCCCAAACTTCCTTCTCTTGCCTGATGTTGAATCAAGTGATGGTGTGATAACCATGGAAGATGGAAGGCAAGGTATTCTTGTGCGTGGTAGAGCAGATTTTTCTGAGAGATTGGGGTTTGTGAGTGGATCTGATGCTGAAGCTAACCATACTCCTGACAGCACTAAATCATCAGCAGATACTCCTGAATCGTTACATCTAGAATCTGTGGCACTAAGGAACAGCATTCTTTCAGGATTTCAGTTTGCCACGAATGCAGGGCCTTTATGTGATGAACCAATGTGGGGTCTGGCATTTATCATTGAGCCTTACATATTTGCTGACAACTCTGATGCTGCCCATCAATCTGATCAATACAACATCTTCAGTGGCCAAGTAATAACTGCAGTTAAAGAAGCATGCCGAGCAGCCGTTCTTCAGAACAACCCAAGGCTTGTCGAAGGCATGTATTTCTGTGAATTGACCACCCCGACTCAGCAACTAGGTTCAACATATGCAGTTCTTGGTAGGAGACGAGCGAAGATTTTGAAAGAAGAGATGCAAGAAGGGACTTCAGTATTTACAGTGCACGCTTACTTGCCTGTTGCCGAGAGCATTGGATTTTCTAGTCAGCTCAGGACCTTAACATCAGGTGCAGCCAGTGCGCTGCTTGTTCTTAGCCACTGGGATGCTATTCAGGAGGACCCTTTTTTCATCCCAAAGTCACAGGAGGAGATTGAAGAATTTGGAGATGGGGCAAGCATTGGGCCAAACTTGGCTAAGAAGCTTATGAATTCTGTGAGGCGGAGGAAAGGATTGCATGTTGAAGAGAAAGTTGTGGAGCATGGCACGAAACAGCGAACTCTCTCTAGGAAAACATAG